AGAGCAGGGCAGGTATTGCTGCACTCACAACAATGGAACTGTATTTGACTCCGAGCATCTCAGCCATGATGAAGGCTGCTGCACCCATGATCGGAGGAAGAAGTTGCCCTCCAACAGAGGCACTCGATTCTACAGCGCCGCTGAACTCATTGGAATACCCGGTTTTTTTCATCAGTGGGATGGTGAAGGCTCCAGTGGTAACTACATTGGCGACAGCACTTCCGTTGATGGAACCAAGGAATCCGCTTGCAATGACTGCCACCTTAGCCGGACCACCCTTGGAGCTTCCTGCAAAAGCAAGGGCCAGATCATTGAAGAACCGTCCCATACCACACTTATTCATAACCGTACCAAACATGATAAATAGGAAAATATATGAGGCTGCTACATCCACAGAAGTACCATAGATACCTTCTGTGTTGATAAAGATATGGTTGACCAGAGCTTTCCAGTCGTATCCTCGATGCATAAAAATCCCTGGAAGATTTCTTCCAAAGAGCCCGTACAGTAAAAAGATGAGACTGAGGATAACCAATGGCCATCCAGAAATCCGCCTGCTTGCTTCCAGTACCACGAGAATCAGGATGGTTCCCATGACCACGTCCATGGTATTGGGACTTCCCATTCGGTTAATGAAGTTGATGTAGTCAATCCAGACATATGCTGCCACTGCTAGTGAGGCAATTGCAAACACAATGTCATACCAGGGGATGGATTTCCTGCTTGCTTTTTTGTTGGCAGGGTAGAGGAAGAAGGTCATGAAGAGAATCATGGCAACATGGAGTGAGCGGTGCAAATGTGTTGCCGGATACCCTATAAATGAGGTACCAAAGTGGTAGAGTGCTACAATGATGGAAATCCAATACAGCCCCTGGGCAAGAAGATAGTGGTCGAATTTACGTGTCTTCGATTCTTTCTCGAACTTGCTGAGCAGCTGCTCCTGTTTGCTTTTCATGGCAGGATTCATTTCGTCAAGGGATATCTTGGCCATATGGTTCCTACTCCTTCTATAGTTAATTCTACCGGAATATGATGGGGTACATCCTCACCGGTGATAAAGATGGTGTTTCCAACAGTAATGCTGGTTAATGCGGTTTGGGAATGGATCCAACGAATTTCGCCAAACACTTGGTCGAGTTGTTCCATGACAACCATACCGTCTTTCACAGATGTTACGCCTTTGTTCTCAGGAATACCAGCTCCAAAGCCTGCCACCTTGATGGTGTCTAGGTGGAATAAGCCATCCTTTTGGATGGTGAATTCCTCAATCCAGGGAATAAACTCAGCTGAATGGATCCAACTGTAGGTAAGCTGCTCTCCCTCTTCCACGGGAATCGAGGCCAGCACCTCCCCGGTTTGCTGATCGCGTAACACCAAGGCAAGACCTGGTCTTTGTAGGAAGAGGAGAAGCAGTGTCCCCACCACAAGGGTGAGGACAACGACAATAATTCTACGTTGTGTACTGCTTTTCATCAAGAATGCTTACAGTCCTGCTTCCTCGTAGTATTTGATAGCTCCTTCGTGGAAGGGGATATCCACACCGATGTGACTGTTCTCAAGGGTGATATGCTTCTGTGCTGTAGCATGTGCTGCCTGGATGTCTCCAATGTTTTCGAAGATACCCTTGGTCAGGTCATATGCTACATCAGCGGGAAGGTCCTTGTTGACGATCATGATGTTGCGAACCGTGGCGGTCTGGATACCAGAATCGGTGTCATACACGTCAGCGGGAATGGTTGCTTCAACGAAGAAGGGATAGTTCTTCTTCAGGGTTGCAAGACCTTCGCCTTCGATGGGTACGAGTACAATCTTGCTGGTGGTACCAAGCTCCATGATGGTTGCATTGGGAATGCCGCTGGTTACAAAGACTGCATCAACCATGTTGTTCTTCAACTGGGCGATTGCCTCACCATAGTTGAGGTAGTCAACCTTGCTGTCTGCATAGCTCATGCCATGTGCTTCGTACATCATTCTTGCATTGACCTCAACACCACTATTGGGGGCGCCGATGCCGACACGCTTACCTTTCAGATCGGTGAACTTCTTGATACCGGTCTTGTCAGTGGTAACCAGCTGTACATAGTTGGGGTAGAGACCAAGCAGAGCGCGGAGCTCTGTAGCAGGTTCCTTGCCCTCATAAGCACCAAAACCCTGGTATGCCTGTGCTACAACATCACTCATGGCAATTGCCATCTCAGCACGATTTTCCCTGATCAGGGTTACATTCTCTGCTGAAGCACCGGTTGCCTGTGCTGATGACTTGTAGCCAAGCTTATTCTGGAATACTGAAGAGAACGCTCCTCCGATTGGGTAGTAGAGACCACTGGTAGGTCCGGTTGCAACGGTGATGAAGTACTTGCTTCTATCAAGTTCGCCACTCTGTGCTTTTTCACTATCGCCTGCAGCAAAAAGGGAGATGCTCATGACCAAGGCCAGAAGAGCAATTAGGAACAGCTGTCTTTTTTTCATACGTTTCTCCTGTAAATAAAATTCTCGCAGGGGTATAGGCCTGCATGTCTCCAAGAACCACTTTCTGAGCACTTCTTATCGTTGTTTTGCCAGATGGGTAGGACTGCATATCATTGGTATTAATATGCAAAAGCAGAATACAAGGAGGTTTATGTGAAAATCAAGTGGTAAAGTGAAGAAGCATGGAAAATATCCCACAAAAACAGTATAATTTCCTTATGACAACACGCCAGTTCCTTAATATCGTAGAGATGCGAACGAAGGTTATCAGCATGGGCACTTTTGCCTGTGCATCCCTCTATGCAGTTAATATTCAAGATAGTGTACCTATAGTTCCTTGGGTAATTATGGGGTTCGCAACCCTTTTCGTCGACATGGGAACAACGGGCTTCAATACCTTTTTCGATTATTATCGGGGGACCGATAACCTTACCTATACCAAGGAGAAAGAGAAGGTGCTTGTGCATGAACAGGTGAACCCGCTCTCTGCCTTGCTTATCTCCCTTGCCCTGTTCGCCCTGGCTGCTGTACTGGGCCTCGTTCTGGCCTCTATGACCAGCTGGTATCTTCTCCTGGTTGGTGGGATGTGCATGCTTGTTGGTTTCTTCTATACAGCCGGGCCACTGCCGATCAGCAGGACCCCGTTTGGTGAACTGTTTGCCGGAGGCTTTCTGGGCAGTGTTCTCTTTTTGATCACGCTCTTTGTCCTAGGGGTTCCCCTTGGTGCCAAGGAGGTTGCTGCAACTGTTCCCTTCCTTTTGCTTATTGGTATGATCCTTTCGGTGAACAATGGGTGTGACCGAATAGGTGATACAGCAAATGGAAGGAAAACACTTTCTATTCTCCTGGGAAAACGAGGCAGTGTTGGCTTGGTTGCAACTGAAGGGCTGGCTGCCTATCTGGTAAGTGCAGTGTTTGTGTTTGTTGGAATGTATCCAGTGTACTTCCTTCCTCTGCTGGTATTTCTGGCCATCCGTTTCTTGGTTCAGTTTAGGAGAGTGAGGAGGGAGGGAATGGATGAAGCACACAAAGCCCAACATATGGGCTTTGCTTCTTCTACCTTTATCTCTTTCTCATTGAGTTTTGTTATTGCTTTCCTACTCAGTAGAGTGTTCGGTTCTCCGGTTTTTTAATCGTTGCTGCAAACACCGAGTTAGCCAATCCCAAAACCGCTGAGAGGGAGAACAGTACTTCAATGCCGAGCGTTTTCCAGATAAGGCCACCAAGCAGTGCAATCATGACACTGATCAGGTGATTGACCGAGATACCTGTTGTAAGGGTAGCGGTAAGCTCTTCACGGGAAGAGGATAGGTCTCTTACATATACATTGGTTGCCATGCTTGCAAGACTGATAATCGAATCAAGTACAAAATTGACACATACCACAATGAATGCTATTTCCATCGGGAATATCCGGTGCGCAAAGCCATAGAGTAAACAGACCGCAACGAGAATGATGGTATCGGCTACCATGATGGTCTTATATCCCAGTTTGTCCACCAATATCCCGATAACCGGACTGAGCAACATGCCGAAGATTGCACAGATGGCGAGCAACATCGCAATTACTGAGGTGTCGGCTCCATAGAAAAGGATAAGGACATAGGGAGCAAAGGTAAGGAAGATCTGCTTTCTTGCTCCATAGAATACTTCCAGCATGTAGAACTTCCCAAACTTTCGATGGAAGTACAACCGACTTCGTTTGACCGGTTTTCCCCGATCTCTCATCGTGAGTACGATCACTGCTGCTGAGAAGAGCAAGGATACTGAGAGGAAGAATATCACCCTGAAACCAACAATTGAATCCCTTGCATACCCAAGGCGACCAAGGACCAAGAAGAGGATGGAGACGATGACAAAACCACCGATGTTTCCCCCATGACTGATCGCTGAGGTTACCCCCAAGCTGGCTCCTCCTTTCTCGTTTTTTGCAAAGGAGAGGGACATCGAGCTCTTGATTGGCATGATAATATGCTCTCCACTACTGAAGACAACCATGAAGAGGATGACTACTACTTTACTGGAGCCGAGAAACAACAAGCCAAGCAAACCGAAGAGCATGATAAGCGTACCTACCTTGTAGACGGTACTCTCACTGAATCGATACATGGAAGCGAGGATGAAGATAAGCAGGAGCCCCGGTAATTCCCGAAAGAATTCGACAATTCCCCGTTCAAATTCAGATATCTTTACTATCTCGGCAAGATAGTTGTCCTGAATTCCACGATACAGCCCGTAAGCAAGACCGGTAAGCAGAATGGTAGTAAGGAAAACCCTTACACCCGTATCGCCCCGGTAGATCGATTCTTTCTCTCTCGGCATGGTAGAGACTCCAGTTGGCTTGAATTACCTGTGACTATGATTAGAATTGTAGAGGATGTCAACAAGTATTGCTGATCTTCTAAGATTGTCCCTCAAGTACTTTGTTGATATCGGCAAGGGAACTTCCCAGATGCGCAAGCATATAGGCGGCTGCTTTTTGAGAATCTCGTTCTTTCAGTGCAGTGATGATCAACTCATGCTCTCGAATAGTATTTTCTGAACTGGTTTTAACCGATATGGACATGAGACGATAGCGCTTAAGCTCCATTGCAAGGAGCTCATTGATTTTCAACAAGAGAGGATTATGCGACATCTTGCAGATCTGTGTATGGAATTCTTCATCCAATGCCGCCAGGGCAGCTACATTCGCCTGGCTGTTTTGAGAGATGAAATGTTGGTGGATGACCTCCAATTGTGCCACTTCCTCATCTGTTGCACGACTCACAGCCATTCTCACCTGCACGGTTTCCAGAGCTTCTCGTACATCGGTAGTGTCTTTCAGGGTGGGGGCGGACTCTATAAACCAAGAACGAATGGCATCATAGTCATGGCTCTGATTATCACGTACAAAAGCCCCTTTCCCAGAAATGAGCTCTACATATCCTTCAGCTTGAAGTGATCGCATAGCCTCGCGTACTGTAGATCTGCTTACTGAAAGCATCTTGCAGAGCTGGATTTCTGCTGGTAGTTTCGTACCAATGGGATAGGTTCCATTCATGATGGATTCTCGAATTGAGTCAATGACTTGTGTGGTTACGGATATTCTTTTTATTTCTTTCATGTTTTTTGTCTGACAACAGACTACCATGTGAAACTTGGCTAGTCAAAGAAATTTTTAGGAAAATAATGATTGACAACATAAATATGCATGGTATTCTCTAAAAGGATTCATAAATTGTCAGACAATCTGGCATCATACAAAATCGTGGAGGTTTGAATATGAAGAAACTGATCGCTGTATTGCTTATGGTAACCATGAGCATGACCCTTGTATTTGCACAAGGTGGAAATGAGAAAAGTAGTGGGACAGAGAGTGTTACACTCACCGTGTATTCACCAGGTAATGCAAACTCTGTACCTACCAAGACCATTCTGAAATATAAAGAACTGGTAGAGAATGCTTCCAACGGAACAATCAAGATGGTGGCTCATCATTCTGGGGAGCTGGGCAACGATGCAGAAGCCTTGCAGTCAACCAGAATGGGTACCATTGATATCATCTTTGCAGGAACCAGTGGGTTTACCAGTTTCTATGAGGATGCCAAAATTTTAGATTTGCCATTCTTGTTTGACTCCGCCCAGGAAGCCTATGAAATCGTTAACGGTGATATTGGAGAAGAGATTTTCGCAGACTTGCCATCGGTAGGATTGGTCTATCTCTCAGAAGGCGATAATGGAATGCGGCATATTGCAACAACCAATAAACCCATCGATTCAGTTGCTGACGTCGACGGGCTAAAAATCCGCGTACCAACCAGTAAGATGTATCTTGATGTCTGGAGTGCCCTTGGTGCAACCCCTGTAGCCCTTGCATTGAATGAATTGGCAATCGCTTTGGCAAACGGTACTGCTGAAGCTCAGGACAACGCAACATATCATCTTGTAGCAAACGCTACGTATGATGATATCGAGCACTACAGTTTTATCAACTATATGTGGATGGGCTGTACCATGGCTATGAACCAGGACAGCTGGAACAAGCTCTCTGCTGAACAACAGAACATTCTTAAAGAGCAGGCAATTGCAGCAGCAAAATACTCGTTTGATACCATTGAGGAAGACAATGTCTCTGCCACGGAAGTGCTCAAGGAAGCTGGAGTTGAGTTTAATGAGACCCCAGATATTCAGAGCTTCAAGGATAAGTTGGGTGGATCATCGTACTACACGCAGTACAAGGATGCTTCTTGGTACAACCAAGAGATCTTGGATGCAATCTTGGCAAACTAAGTAGGACTGTCGTATACAAGGGCGAGAGGTTTCTCGCCCTTGTATCATTGATTTTGAGGAAGGATTTACATGGTAGTAATAAGAAAAATACTGGAAGGTTTTGTAAAATGCATATCTGTTTTACTAATGCTTCTGGTAGCTGGAATTGTATTGTTGATGCTAAATGAGCTCGTGCTTCGTAATCTCCTCGGTTCTTCCTTCAAAGGAATGACAGAACTCTCTGGGTTTATGTTTTTGTGGATGGCTTTCTTGGGCATCATTGTGTTATATGACCAAAATAGAATGATCTCCCTTGATATGTTCTTTGTAAGGACGAAGGGTAGATTACACACAGTCCTTTGGGTCATTCAGCGTTTGACGGCAATATTGCTTGGAGTCGTGATGATTCTGGCATTCAAAGGGCTCTATCCTTTCATCAGTACTGAGTTCTACTCTTCAATGCCGACTTTTTCAAAGATGTATCAGTATGTTCCCATGGTAATTACCGGTGCGTTTCTTTGTGTTAAATCCATGTATGACCTTGTTATGAAGGCAAGAGGGGAGAACGTGTCATGATATTGTTCTTTGGTAGCTTTATACTTTTACTGTTGATTGGGGTACCGATCAGCATATCGATCGGAGCCAGTGCAATATTGGGATGTTTGAATCTGGGGTATCCCTTGATGGTGATAGGCCAAAAAATGGTCAGTGGTATCGATTCATTCTTGCTGATAGCAATTCCCTTGTTTATCTTGGCCGGCAACCTGATGAATGCTGGAAAGATAACAGAAAAAATCTTTGATTTTGCCAAACGCTTGGTAGGATGGATACCTGGTGGATTGGGTCATGCCAATATTGTTGCAAGCTTGATATTTGCAGGTATGAGTGGTAGTGCTGCAGCAGATGCAGGAGGACTCGGAACCATTGAGATGGAAGCAATGTCCACCAATGGATATGATGATGACTTCTCTGCGGCGGTTACCGCATCGTCAACAGTGATTGGGCCAATCTTCCCTCCCTCCATACCTTTGATCATATATGGGTCTGTTGCATCTGTGAGTGTGTCACAACTGTTCATGGGAGGCGTTGTCCCTGGTTTGTTGATGGCGATTGCTCTTATGATCATGGTCTTCGTATTTGCCATCAAGCGGTCTTACCAACGGGTAGCCTTCAGTCTGGTATTGTTGGTCAAGCAATTTTTTGCTTCGATTCTCTCTATCATAACCCCGCTGATTATTCTCAGTGGATTCACCCTTGGTTGGTTCACCCCAACAGAAGCTTCAAGCGTTGCTGTTGCCTATGCTTTGGTTATTGCACTGGTAGTGTATAGGACCTTGGATTGGAAGACTTTCAAGAAGTGCCTGCTTGAGAGTGCAATCACGAGTGCAAACACACTGTTTATCATAGGAACCTCGATGCTTTTCAGCTATGTTCTTATTAAAGAGGGTGTCTCAACACAGATGGCAACCTTTATATTGGGGATCAGTGATAATCCCTATATCATTCTCATGGTTATTAATATTCTCCTGCTTGTATTGGGAATGTTCATGGAACCAGGTGCAATTTTGACCTTGATGTTGCCAGTCCTGCTTCCAATAGTGAAGGCTCTTGGGCTTGATCTGGTTCACTTTGGTGTAGTCATGGTCTTAAATCTGATGATCGGACAGGTAACACCTCCCTTTGGTGTTTGTCTGTTTATCATTGCTGATGTAGCCAAGATATCCTTGAACCGAATGTACAAGGCAATTCTGCCGTTTATCATTCCTCTCTTGGTTGTCCTGTTACTCGTTACGTATATGCCACAGATTGTTACGTGGCTACCTAGTGTACTGTTGCATGCATAAAAAAATTTTTAGTAAGGATATGGTATTTTAATGAAAGACAATCTGTTTGATGTATCTGGAAAAATCGTTGTTATTACTGGTGGTTTGGGACAAATCGGTGCTCAATTTGTGCTTGAATTCTTGCGGAGGGATGCGAAGGTAGCAGTACTTTCTCGTTCTGCCGATCAGAAGAAAGCAGCGGCTGCATTGGGAAAAGAGGCGTCCCAGCATACCTCTCTTCTCCTGCAACGCGCTAATATTTGTAAGAAGGAATCCATAGAACAAGCGCTCGATGCTATTGAGCAAGTATGGGGTACCCCTGATGTATTGATAAACAATGCAGGTATCGACACGCAGCCAAGCGCTCCGCCGGAAGTCAGTGGTCCTTTTGAAGAATTTCCTGAAGATGTATTCAGGGAGGTTGTAGAAACAAACCTGGTAGGCACTTTCTTGATGACACAGGCTGTTGGAGCACGCATGGTAAAGGCCGGAAAACCTGGTTCCATTATCAATGTAGGGTCAATCTATGGAATGGTGAGTCCTGTACAGGATATCTATGCCTATAAGAAGGAAATGACAGGAGTCCCATTCATAAAGCCAGTTGCCTATAGTGCAGCAAAGAGTGGAATTTACAATTTGACTCGTTATTGTGCAACGTATTGGGGTAAGAAAGGCATTCGGGTAAATACCCTAACACCTAGTGGTGTCTGGAGGGAGACCCAGGATGAGTACTTCCATGCAAACTATGAAGCAAGAATGCCGATCGGAAGAATGGCACAGGCAGATGAATTCAATGGTGCGATTATTTTTCTCTCCAGTGCAGCATCAACCTATATGACAGGATCGAATCTTGTTGTTGATGGAGGCTGGACAGCATGGTAGCCAATACCCCTTCTGTGATCTCTGCCTTGATTACTCCCATGGACGAAGGCAGGGAAGTTGATGTTCATGCGCTTGAGAAGCTTGTTGAGTATGAAATTGGACATGGTGCAGATGGTTTCTATTGTTGCGGTTCTTCTGGTGAGGGGCTATTGCTCTCGCCAGATGAGAGGAAACTGGTTGTTGATACCGTTGCTTCTGTAACAGAAGGGAAGGTGCCTTTCTATGCGCATACAGGGTCCCTTGGAACCAGGGAAGCCATTGCTCTCTCTGTTCATGCACAGGAAAGAGGTGCACAAGCAGTTTCACTCATCCCACCAATCTATTACCACTACAGCCAAGCTGAGGTCGAACAGTATTACGCAGATGTAACGGATTCTGTTGATATCGGTGTGATTGTCTATAACATCCCGCAATTTACCGGTATCTCTTTCTCGAAAGATAGCGCCATCATGAGAAACGAGAATATCGTAGGCATCAAGCATACGAGTATGAATCTCTATGATTTGGAGAGACTGGGACAGGCTTTCCCTGACAAGACATTATTCAATGGTTTTGATGAGATCTATCTATACAGTTTAACCGCTGGTGCCCAGAGTACCATTGGTACTACTGTCAATGTTTGTCCGAAACTCTTCAAGGCGATCAGGGCAGATTTTATACAAGGAGAAATTGAGAAAGCACAAGAGAAACAGCATTTACTGAATACGTTTGTCGAATCATTGGTGCAAGAAGGCATTTTTCCTGCAGTCAAGTATGCAATGACCTATCTCGGGGCTTCATCAGGACCCTGTAGAAAACCCTTCAAACCATTGGACGAAAAAGGAAAGAGAAGGGTTGAGCTTGCAGTGAAAAAGCTTGAACGATACCTCTAGGTAATCTGGCTTCAGCTGTCTTTCGGTGGCTGAAGCTGTAATTTTTTGTAGGTTTAACAGAGAATACATCTAAATTGCCGGCACATGGATGTATTTATTTCCTATTTTTATCACTTTTATGCATAATCTTGACGTACGTCAATGAAACCTTACTCCTTTGTGGTCATACTAAAGCCAAGTAAATAGTTAGTAAGGAGTACGTATATATATGAAAAATGCCAAATCAATACGCTCATGGAGCTTAATCTCAGGTGTGTCCATCTTTATCATGGCGATTGCTGCTGGAATCGCCTATGGAATGATCTTCCCCTCTTTATATAGGGAGGCAGATCCAATGCAGACCCTTCAATTGATCGAAGCCAATAAGGGGTCTTTCCGTGCCATGAATCTCTTGTTCATGGTAATACTGGTTACTGATCTCTTGGTTTCATACGGGTTCTGTGTAATCATCACTCCTATTGGTAGGCGGCTGGCTTCTCTGGTCAGCCTGACGCGTTTTATCTACTCAGCTATCCTTGCAGTCGCCCTATATTACCTGTTTGGCAAGCAAATGGATGCATTCCTCCGGATATGGTCCTTCGGTCTGTTCCTCTTTGGTTTTCATCTCCTGCTCCTAGGCAGTGTTTTGTTCCATGGCCGATGGTTGGTCAAGCTGCTGGGTGTCCTGTTGTTGATTGGGGGAGTTGGCTATTCTCTCATTCATGGAATAGAAATATTCGCACCTCAGTCTTCTCAGGCAACCATGCTTCTGGAAGATGGCCTTAGTATACCCATGGCAGCAGGTGAGTTGATCCTGGGGTTCTGGTTGGTACTGACACGAGGGAAAATGTTTATACAAGAGAAGACTCTGCAAGGCGGCGTTTGATCCTGCTCAAGGACTCAGCGGTAATGCCGATATAGCTTGCAAGTTGGTGTTGGGGGACTCGAGCAAAGAGGTCCATACGTGTTTGCATGAGTCTCCTGACCCTATCCTCTGGTCCCATACTGATGAAAGCTGTGTACTCATCATGCATTTTCCCAAGCGACTCTTCCATTATTCTTCTTGTTATTTCCGCAAAGACAGGGTATGTATCAAACTCATCTGATTGTTGATCCAAATCCCCCACAATCATGACTGAATCCTCAAGACATGTAACGAAGTAGGGGGAGTCCTTGGAAGTGAGGATTGCGATGCTTTGATATTCTGTAATGAAATCGGAGGTAATTTCTTTTCCTTCCTCATTCACTGCATACTTCCTTGCGCATCCCTGCAATATAAAGAAGCATTGAGTTACAGGGTCTCCCTGTCTGACCAACACAGTACCTTTCTTGAAGAACGCTATTGGCAGATGTCGTATCATTGGTTTCAGCTCAGCGGGAGAAATATCCGCATAGTGAGAAGCAAATTGTGCAAAATTATCGATCAATGCTTCGGGTACTTGGTATGGTTTCATTTGGTATCCTTTATTGCTGACTAGATGGTACCATTCCATGCCTCTACTGTACACAACTCCTCTCAATTTGTTGGACACCGATTTGCTTGACGATTGTGGGTACCCGTCGTAGGCTACAGAGAGAAGGAGATACAGGTATGGAAGGAAAACGGTTTGGTTCTACCTTGGAAGGGAAATTGGTGGTAGTAACTGGGGCGAGTAAAGGCATAGGCAAGGGCTTGGCAGAGATCATTGCCTTCGAGGGAGCACGGGTAGCAATCGCTGCTCGCGACATAGATACGCTTGAGCAGGTTGCTGCCGGCATACAGGAACAAGGGGGCGAATGCAAAGCCTTCAACCTTGACTTGAGAAGAGTTGAATCGATCAGAGATTGTTTTTTCCGTATTGAAGAGGAAATGGGGCCAATCGATGTACTGGTAAACAACGCTGGAATGGGTAATCCAATTCCAGCTGAGGAAATTACTGAGGAAGACTGGGACTGGATGATGGATCTGAACCTGAAAGGAACCTTCTTCTGTTGCCAGGAAGCAGGAAAGAGAATGCTCTCCCGTAAAAAGGGACGTATTGTGAACATCTCCAGCCAGGCTTCTGTGGTGGCCATCCCCCATGAGGCTGTCTATTGTGCTTCAAAGGGTGGGCTGAATATGCTCACCAAGGTATTGGCTGCCGAGTGGTCCCCAAGCAATATTACGGTCAATGCAGTTGGCCCTACCTTCGTCTATACCCCTGGTACTGCTGAAAGGCTGGATGATCCAACATTCCTTGAAGGGGTACTTGATAAGATTCCTCGTGGAAGGGTTGCCACCATAGATGATGTAGCTTCTGCAGTGCTTTATCTCGCAAGTGATCATGCAGACATGGTAACCGGTTCCCTCCTGCTGGTTGATGGTGGCTGGACCTCCCTCTAAGATGAAGAGTAGGTAAAGAATAAGAGGAGTGTCTTGTTTTTTGGAACTCACAATCCTATCATCTACCCATGATATATATTGTTGAGGACAATCCAGCAATTGCGGAGACCATCCAAGCCTACTTGCA
The sequence above is drawn from the uncultured Sphaerochaeta sp. genome and encodes:
- a CDS encoding TRAP transporter large permease → MILFFGSFILLLLIGVPISISIGASAILGCLNLGYPLMVIGQKMVSGIDSFLLIAIPLFILAGNLMNAGKITEKIFDFAKRLVGWIPGGLGHANIVASLIFAGMSGSAAADAGGLGTIEMEAMSTNGYDDDFSAAVTASSTVIGPIFPPSIPLIIYGSVASVSVSQLFMGGVVPGLLMAIALMIMVFVFAIKRSYQRVAFSLVLLVKQFFASILSIITPLIILSGFTLGWFTPTEASSVAVAYALVIALVVYRTLDWKTFKKCLLESAITSANTLFIIGTSMLFSYVLIKEGVSTQMATFILGISDNPYIILMVINILLLVLGMFMEPGAILTLMLPVLLPIVKALGLDLVHFGVVMVLNLMIGQVTPPFGVCLFIIADVAKISLNRMYKAILPFIIPLLVVLLLVTYMPQIVTWLPSVLLHA
- a CDS encoding SDR family oxidoreductase: MKDNLFDVSGKIVVITGGLGQIGAQFVLEFLRRDAKVAVLSRSADQKKAAAALGKEASQHTSLLLQRANICKKESIEQALDAIEQVWGTPDVLINNAGIDTQPSAPPEVSGPFEEFPEDVFREVVETNLVGTFLMTQAVGARMVKAGKPGSIINVGSIYGMVSPVQDIYAYKKEMTGVPFIKPVAYSAAKSGIYNLTRYCATYWGKKGIRVNTLTPSGVWRETQDEYFHANYEARMPIGRMAQADEFNGAIIFLSSAASTYMTGSNLVVDGGWTAW
- a CDS encoding dihydrodipicolinate synthase family protein, with the translated sequence MVANTPSVISALITPMDEGREVDVHALEKLVEYEIGHGADGFYCCGSSGEGLLLSPDERKLVVDTVASVTEGKVPFYAHTGSLGTREAIALSVHAQERGAQAVSLIPPIYYHYSQAEVEQYYADVTDSVDIGVIVYNIPQFTGISFSKDSAIMRNENIVGIKHTSMNLYDLERLGQAFPDKTLFNGFDEIYLYSLTAGAQSTIGTTVNVCPKLFKAIRADFIQGEIEKAQEKQHLLNTFVESLVQEGIFPAVKYAMTYLGASSGPCRKPFKPLDEKGKRRVELAVKKLERYL
- a CDS encoding DUF4386 domain-containing protein, with amino-acid sequence MKNAKSIRSWSLISGVSIFIMAIAAGIAYGMIFPSLYREADPMQTLQLIEANKGSFRAMNLLFMVILVTDLLVSYGFCVIITPIGRRLASLVSLTRFIYSAILAVALYYLFGKQMDAFLRIWSFGLFLFGFHLLLLGSVLFHGRWLVKLLGVLLLIGGVGYSLIHGIEIFAPQSSQATMLLEDGLSIPMAAGELILGFWLVLTRGKMFIQEKTLQGGV
- a CDS encoding Crp/Fnr family transcriptional regulator — translated: MKPYQVPEALIDNFAQFASHYADISPAELKPMIRHLPIAFFKKGTVLVRQGDPVTQCFFILQGCARKYAVNEEGKEITSDFITEYQSIAILTSKDSPYFVTCLEDSVMIVGDLDQQSDEFDTYPVFAEITRRIMEESLGKMHDEYTAFISMGPEDRVRRLMQTRMDLFARVPQHQLASYIGITAESLSRIKRRLAESSLV
- a CDS encoding SDR family oxidoreductase, encoding MEGKRFGSTLEGKLVVVTGASKGIGKGLAEIIAFEGARVAIAARDIDTLEQVAAGIQEQGGECKAFNLDLRRVESIRDCFFRIEEEMGPIDVLVNNAGMGNPIPAEEITEEDWDWMMDLNLKGTFFCCQEAGKRMLSRKKGRIVNISSQASVVAIPHEAVYCASKGGLNMLTKVLAAEWSPSNITVNAVGPTFVYTPGTAERLDDPTFLEGVLDKIPRGRVATIDDVASAVLYLASDHADMVTGSLLLVDGGWTSL